From a region of the Solanum stenotomum isolate F172 chromosome 2, ASM1918654v1, whole genome shotgun sequence genome:
- the LOC125855928 gene encoding uncharacterized protein LOC125855928, which produces MGHLAHSSDVRATWLERSIPWMIEAVILAALTPLQTCFDTLTMRVEACESRQGETFEVTTLKSKVANLRNDVDYLKSTDVTSLLEAADDLDAPETSEIPPATTRDMHRDDAAVDESDAETNDEQREIREESIYIDFPDLEETIV; this is translated from the coding sequence atggggcatCTGGCCCATTCATCTGATGTGAGGGCGACCTGGCTAGAGAGATCTATCCCTTGGATGATTGAGGCTGTTATTTTGGCTGCACTGACCCCCCTCCAGACTTGTTTTGACACTCTCACCATGAGAGTAGAGGCTTGTGAGAGCAGGCAGGGAGAGACCTTCGAGGTGACGACTTTGAAATCCAAAGTAGCAAACTTGAGAAATGATGTAGACTATCTAAAGTCTACTGACGTCACTTCATTACTGGAGGCTGCAGATGATTTGGACGCTCCTGAGACTTCAGAGATTCCTCCAGCTACCACTAGAGATATGCATAGGGATGATGCAGCAGTTGATGAGTCGGATGCAGAGACCAACGATGAGCAGAGAGAGATACGGGAAGAGAGCATATACATAGATTTTCCAGATCTGGAGGAGACTATTGTATAG